A window of the Choloepus didactylus isolate mChoDid1 chromosome 11, mChoDid1.pri, whole genome shotgun sequence genome harbors these coding sequences:
- the LOC119506076 gene encoding uncharacterized protein LOC119506076, producing MSGCCDAGEAGLGRGSRGRGWIARSGLRGGIQAKWGRGPRANAPPPTPVRACPPGNKPLGGGDAFKTKKCGVEQEGLDPGGGERPLRCRCSAPRPEPRILGSGGRTRGRESQVSRNAQSAKNLPGSPRDSHRKPAASAPPSRSLSPLGPGGRPARADPENLRRFSLPPRRLCRDTPLSLGFSRLRWVSYPGSVFTKHTFVSTHATGARAHTPTDSRARSPAGSRRRDPGHSAAPGGRRQL from the exons ATGTCAGGCTGCTGTGACGCGGGGGAGGCGGGGCTCGGGCGGGGTTCCCGCGGGAGGGGATGGATCGCCAGGTCCGGCCTAAG GGGAGGGATCCAGGCTAAGTGGGGGCGGGGCCCGCGAGCtaatgccccaccccccacccccgttaGAGCTTGCCCGCCGGGGAACAAGCCTCTGGGCGGAGGAGACGCtttcaaaacaaagaaatgcGGCGTGGAGCAGGAGGGACTAG ACCCGGGAGGAGGAGAGCGCCCGCTGCGCTGCCGCTGCAGCGCACCCCGCCCCGAGCCCCGTATCCTCGGTTCTGGAGGCCGGACCCGAGGCCGAGAGAGCCAAGTGTCCAGAAACGCGCAGAGCGCAAAAAACCTGCCTGGCAGTCCGCGCGACTCGCATCGGAAGCCGGCCGCGTCCGCCCCTCCCTCGCGCTCCCTCAGCCCCCTCGGGCCAGGAGGCCGCCCAGCTCGCGCGGATCCGGAGAACTTGAGACGCTTCTCTTTGCCCCCGCGGCGGCTCTGTCGAGATACCCCCCTGAGCCTGGGCTTCTCACGCTTGAGGTGGGTATCATACCCGGGCAGTGTCTTCACCAAACACACCTTTGTGAGTACACACGCCACGGGGGCGCGCGCACACACGCCCACGGACTCGCGCGCACGCAGCCCAGCAGGCAGCAGACGGCGCGACCCGGGCCACTCAGCCGCGCCAGGCGGCAGACGGCAGCTGTGA